The Rickettsia endosymbiont of Gonocerus acuteangulatus nucleotide sequence TAGTAACAAATAATGGAGTTATAGAGATTGAGGTTCCAAGGGATAGAAGTAGTACATTTGAACCTGCATTAATTCCAAAGCGTCAAAGACGTATTGAAGGATTTGATGATAAAATAATATCGTTATACGCTAAAGGAATGAGCTTATCTGATATTAAGATTCAAATACAAGAATTGTATGGAGCTGACGTTAGCGAAAGTTTGATAAGTCAAATTACTGATGATGTAATTGAGGATGTCAAGATATGGCAAAGCCGACCATTGGATCGAGTATATGCTATAGTATTTTTTGACTGTTTAGTAGTAAAAGTACGTCAAGATAAACGAATTATCAATAAGTCTGTATATGTAGCATTAGGTATTGATTTATCTGGCAGGAAGGATATTTTAGGATTGTGGATCAGTGAAAATGAAGGAGCAAAATTTTGGCTTGGTAATTTTACTGAGATGAAGAACAGAGGTATGCAAGACATGCTTATTGCTTGCAGTGATAATTTAACCGGTATGTCTGAGGCGATAGAGGCAGTTTTTCCGAAAACCGAACATCAATTATGTATTGTACATCAGATTAGAAATAGTTTAAAATATGTATCATATAAAGACCGAAAAGAATTAGCGGCTGATTTAAAGCCTATTTATACTGCTAGCACAGAGGAAGAAGCACATCTTGCTTTAGAATCTTTTGAAGCTAAATGGAGTAAACAGTATCCACAAATTGCTAAATCTTGGTATGTTCATTGGGAAAATTTAATGGTTTTTCTAGGATACCCTGAGGCGATAAGGAAAGTAATATACACAACAAATAGTGTAGAATCTGTCAATAGCCAATTACGTAAGGTTACCAAGAATAAACGGGTTTTTCCAAATGATAATGCCGTTTTTAAGACCTTATATTTGGCAATTGATTATATGACCAAGAAATGGGCTATGCCGATTCCAAACTGGAACGCAGCTATGGCTCACTTTTTGATAAAATTTGAAGGTAGAATTTAAGCCCTATGAAAAATTTACACACTTAATTAGAAAGACTCAAATTTGGGCAGAAAATTTATAGGTTTTGTTCTACTTAGTCCTTGCATTTTCAAAGCAAATATCCAACTTAATCATCACTATGTAGACGCTGCATAACCAAAACTATCGCACCACGATTACGATTATTGAGCCTACTGACAAAGGTTTGTTCAAACCAATCTATCACTTTTTGACGTATAGCTTAATGCGATAAGGTAGTGATTTTTTAAGAGCATAGTAAACAGCATCAAAAAAGTGCTCAAAATTAGAAATAGTTTTTCTTATTTCATTCTTGATTTTAAACCAGTAATGCTCAATAGGATTTAAGTCAGGAGAGTAAGTTGGTAAAAATAAAATACTGCAACCAACAGATTCAATTAACGTTTTCACTTTTGTACTTTTATGAAAATTAATATTATCCATTACTACTATCTGACCAGCCTTTAATTCCTTGATCAATATCTCTTGTACATAAGTTTCAAAAATGTCCTTATTACATGTCCCATCAAATATTATTGGGGCAATAATATCTTTGACACACAGCCCAGCAATCATACTAATCCGTGATTTATGTTGATAGACCTTTTCACCATAACATCTTTGACCGATAATGCTCCACCCGTGTTCTCTACAGCTATTATCTTCTATCCCAGACTCATCGATAAATACTAAATCTTGTTTATCTATAGTTTTTAGTTTCAATATAAACTCATTCCTTAGACCAATATCCCTTTTGGGATGAAGAAAAGTTTTTTTTATAACTATAACCTAATTTATTAAGCAATCTTGATATCGTACTTGCAGATACTTTTTGACTCCAGTTATTAGCTATTAACCACCAATTAAATACCTGACTTAAGAGGCATATTTAACATTATCAGCTTGGAATAATTTTTGTATATGTTTAGGATTGTTCTGTAAGCAACGTAAATAAGATTTAAGATTGTGTTTTAACTCATCTTTTGTAAGAGGTATTTTTCTATTTACATTTCTTTTTAAGTCATTATTTAAGTATTCATCTGGATTATGTTGTGGAGTATAAGGAGGCAAAAAAAACAAAGAAATTTTATCTTTATGCTTATTTGTCCAGTTGTATACTTTTTTACTATGATGTACTTTTAAATTGTCTAATATTAAAAAGATCTTCCTTTTTGCATATTTAACTAATCTTCTTAGAAATTCTATAAATATATCTGTTTTTAGTGTATCTTCATATAACATGAACCTTAGTTTACCATTGTTCATAATAGTTGATATCATATTTATAGTAAATCGTTTTGATTTATGAATAACTACGGGTGTTTTGCCTTTTAAAGAATAGCTTTGTAACACCTGACATTCTGAT carries:
- a CDS encoding IS256 family transposase produces the protein MHQKQNEAMNQAIDLLINNDTDISTLLKEDGLLKQLTKRLVEKALQSEMNNHLGYDKYCHTDSDNVRNGKNVKNLVTNNGVIEIEVPRDRSSTFEPALIPKRQRRIEGFDDKIISLYAKGMSLSDIKIQIQELYGADVSESLISQITDDVIEDVKIWQSRPLDRVYAIVFFDCLVVKVRQDKRIINKSVYVALGIDLSGRKDILGLWISENEGAKFWLGNFTEMKNRGMQDMLIACSDNLTGMSEAIEAVFPKTEHQLCIVHQIRNSLKYVSYKDRKELAADLKPIYTASTEEEAHLALESFEAKWSKQYPQIAKSWYVHWENLMVFLGYPEAIRKVIYTTNSVESVNSQLRKVTKNKRVFPNDNAVFKTLYLAIDYMTKKWAMPIPNWNAAMAHFLIKFEGRI